From the genome of Candidatus Methanomethylicota archaeon, one region includes:
- a CDS encoding ABC transporter permease, producing MPKLQGLRERVKVNLRHILTFYYEEASRVAVWWLWSIPFQILQIIFSLLLYKYYALAFGGFSPLYGGNFMAFIISGLMINTYMDASLEVYYQSIAALYHGRMGIGGVHLSRRDYLQLAGISPYTFIFARTSWRYLMETIMFTLYFLIGVLFFGFQASMEANPSLVICIILLSIAACSGIGLISASMYWLIGAYRGTEPIAWFTRLLVPLTAGIYIPREILPRELAFLGSLLPQTYAADAIRRTLLMGAALNDVKGDIITLALQASILIPIGIIALKYSLTLERKRATMY from the coding sequence GTGCCTAAGCTTCAGGGTTTACGTGAGAGGGTTAAGGTGAATTTGAGGCATATCCTCACATTCTATTATGAGGAGGCTTCAAGGGTGGCTGTTTGGTGGCTTTGGAGCATCCCCTTCCAAATACTCCAGATAATCTTCTCACTCCTACTATACAAGTATTATGCATTGGCTTTCGGCGGCTTCAGCCCACTTTATGGCGGCAACTTCATGGCCTTCATAATTTCAGGTTTAATGATAAACACCTATATGGATGCCTCCCTGGAAGTCTATTATCAGTCTATTGCAGCCCTATATCATGGTAGAATGGGGATTGGAGGTGTACATTTGTCTAGGAGGGATTACCTGCAGTTGGCCGGTATATCCCCATACACCTTCATCTTTGCTAGGACGAGTTGGAGGTATCTTATGGAGACAATCATGTTCACCCTATACTTCCTCATTGGAGTACTCTTCTTCGGCTTCCAAGCCTCCATGGAGGCGAATCCAAGCCTAGTAATCTGCATAATCCTACTCAGCATAGCTGCATGTAGCGGTATAGGTTTAATTTCAGCTTCAATGTACTGGCTTATTGGCGCCTATAGGGGCACTGAGCCCATTGCATGGTTTACGAGGCTACTAGTCCCCCTCACTGCTGGAATATATATTCCAAGGGAAATCCTCCCAAGGGAACTTGCATTTCTGGGAAGCCTACTACCCCAAACCTACGCTGCAGACGCCATAAGGAGAACGCTACTTATGGGGGCAGCCCTCAACGATGTTAAAGGCGACATAATCACATTAGCCCTCCAAGCATCCATACTAATACCCATTGGAATAATAG